A window of Gossypium hirsutum isolate 1008001.06 chromosome D13, Gossypium_hirsutum_v2.1, whole genome shotgun sequence genomic DNA:
GAAGATACATGTTCAAGaacatagataaaattttaaaaaggagaAAAAGGGGAACATTTACCTTAGCAAAAAAAACCATATTGAATCAGAAGCCAAAGAGAAACACCAAAAGAGTAAATTGTTCATTTGTACACTGTAAATTCTCTTGCATGTTCCTCATCTTAGCAAAGAGATCATGGTTGTGGTGCTTTCTAAACAGCTACCATGGGATGAACCCAGAGTTCTCCATTGCATCTTCTTCAAGAGGAGCTGGAAGGTTAAGGTCAATAAGAGCTGGTAACGGCATATCTGGTGAGTCTCGTTTGATGACCAATGTTGTGTCCTCTGAACCCCCAGCAAAATGGGACCTTTTGTGACCTCCTAAAGCTTGGCCTGACTTGAAAACCCTGAAGCAGAAAGGGCATACATGCCCTTTGTTTTTCTTTGACCCCAATCTTTTCTCAGCACTGCCATTTGACAACTTGGTAGCAGCCATTGGAGCATGAAAAGAACCATTTGCTAAGCTGTCTTCACCTCTACCATCTATTGACTCAAGTTTGGTTCCCTTTGGAGAACTGGAATAATCATTCTTCCCACTTCTTAAACCATACTTAGTCAAAGCTCTATCATCTTGATTATCCCCTACTTCACTAACCAAATCCTTTGGGAATTCAGTTTTCACATACTTGAATTTACTCCTATTTTTACCAAGTGTTGCATCAAAGTCTTCAAATCCAGATCTAGACTTTACCTTGAGTTTCTTACATTCAACATTGTTGGTAACCCCATTGCTTGAAACATCTGGTTCCACCTTCTTGGGCCCATTCCTAAAATACCCAGAATCAGAATATTCAGAACAAGGACCAGACTCAGCAGATTTCAACTTCATGACTCCTTGTTTTTTCATCTTCAAAAGCTCACCACCATTGTTAGCATTCTTAACAGTAATCCTCAAATCTATGGAGGATGACTTAGCCTCCAGAACGACAGAGTTGTTGTCTGAAGAATCAGCAACTGAATTCAGCCCTTTCTTACAACCAGAATCCCTTGACAGCATCATTAAACACATAGCAACCTCTTCCCGTTCTTGCTCTTCAATCTCTGATACAGATGACGAACCATTTGCCAAAGAGACTGAATTATTAGAGTAAACACCTCCTGTTTTGCACCTTATCCTTTTGGATCTCCTCCTCCTACTTGGAGTTGATATTTCAGTATCTGATTGACTATCCACTACCAGCTTCTGTTTCTCAGTGTTACCCCAATGATCCTCAAGTTTCTGAAAGACCCTTTCTTTGTCTGAGTGACAAGCAATGTGACCACAAAGAGCTTTCAATGATTGGAAACCCTTACCACATTCTTTACAAATCATCTCTTTGAGTACAGAACCATTGCCTAAATCAGAAAATCTCTTGCTTTTCCTGGGGTTCTCCCTTATATCATAAGTTGCAGATTGGCCACCACCAGCTTCCGCCTCAGCAGCTCTCTTTATGTTCCTAGAACAGAGAAGCTGCTTGTTGTTTGTGGAGATTTCAGCCTTTTCCTCTGCTTCACCAAGATTCTCAGTATTCATGTGAGTCCTTATGTGACCTCCTAAGGACTTCCCACATGGATACCCTTTGTTGCAAAACTTGCAAACAAACTTCTTTCCTTGATTTTGctccattaaaaaatattttgatcacTTAAAAACTGAAAATACCCAGTAAACCAAACCGGAACAGTGACTCATTTCTTGCATTTCCTTTCATCCATCTTTGTTGTGAGAAACCAAGAACACAGATCAAGGaacagagagagaaaaaaaaacagatcACAAAAAAGTTGCTTGCTTTAGTTTCAGTGGAGATGATAAAAAAAACGACGATCAGCAGCTGAGATGTGACAGGCTCTGTTTCAAGTACAACAAAGAGATCCGACCCACAACAAAAAGAGACCCTTTCTCAAATTGTTTAAAcccagaaaaaaaaatcaaacattttataaAGAAGGGTCGCTAATGATGGCGATGAAGAGGCTAACAAGaggaacaaaagaaataaaataaaataccccAAGACTGTTTATGTTTCTCTCTCTCTAGATACCCTTTTGGTGTGTGTGTGTTGTAGTTGGAGGAGAATTCCATGCATGGAAGCAAAAGGATTTAAAagggaagaaaaagagagagagcacGTGAATTGAAGTGAGAAGCATCAGGTAAAAGGGCGGATTGAACGGTCAAGATTTTTTTAAGGATCCCAATGAGTGAGGAGTTTTTCTTATGGCTGCAACATCCAAACGATGCCTTAACTTTGTCTTGCTTGTTGTAAAGCTCACTCACACGAAAGGGGCAGAATCTCCAACCATTGTTTGCTTTTCAGTTTCTTCCCTTACCCTCCACTATAACACATACATACATTTCATTCTATAATATGCCAACATGTTACATTGTGGTTGGGcccccttttcttcttctttttttttttttagaaatttcatCCCTTGTTCATACTATGGTTCAAATTTATCCATTAGTTTAGGCATTAAGTCCCTCTTCTcaattttctcacttttttttagattatttgcACTTGAAGTCCTCAAACTATGGCTCAAATTCTAAATCAATTTTCAAACATCAAAACGTTCTAATTAACACTATCTTTCACAGAATCAAACAGCTTAAGGTTAACATATATTTTGGGGCATATCTTGGATTAACAATGGATGAATCTTTTTGATAATGGGGATAGCCATTAGACATTAAATCATGGCTACCACTACTGATTGGCTTCCATTATCAGCCAAATGTCAAAAACTGAAATCCATTCATAGCAAAAAAGTAATTGCAACAAAAGGAAAATTTGATATCAAAATGATAATCTAATCTACGtacccaaaaaagaaaattggTAAATCCAAATCTGTGCCAAATTTCACCAAACcctaaaacacaatttttagtcTCCAGTTGAAATTCAGGCTGCAATTTCTCAGTCCAGGGCCCTCTCTTATATTGATGTTTCATCTTTTGATTTTTAGTATTTAGCATTTATTTTCCCCCATGTCTTTGGTGAAATGCAATGCAATTTACTTTGACTAGGTCTACAAGTATGTAGTTTGGTGATAGGAAGAAGCTCACCCTAAGACCAATCCATCAATTTACTGCCCCATGAATTCCATTGGTGGAAATTAAAGCAAGAGTAGGTCATGGAAgtttcatatatgtatatcaaGAGTTGCTTTTTCTTTTGACGTTAGATATAATAGTTGGGGTTGTATTCTAAGATGACATAATACGGTGGGTTCTGTTATGTTTTTATTCCTTGGAGTAGACTGATCTTACCTTTGGTGCCTATAGGAACAGACCAAATTTTGTagattaaattatatgaattcCGAATTGGATAAATACCATCTCTTAATAATCATTAATGAATTAACTATGTTAAATTTCGAACTCTAATTTGACAAATATGATTCCACTGATAATGAGGCCAAATAAAGTGAAGTCAGGTTGAAAAGAACGAGTATATAATTATATTGGTTGGACAGATGATTATCAAAAGACTAGCAACTGTCAAAATTTGTTGTTTTCCTACTAATGACTTTTGACGGCCTTGGTCGACATAATGACATCTCATTTAGCACGCAATGCTATTACAAGGACCTGGAAACCAGAGCTAGTTATGCTTTTGCCCCCAACCCAGCTGTCACCAAAACTACAGATGGGAACATAATGAATACATGAACCAAATTCAgcctttacttttcttttataTCGAAAATAAGGATAAAAGAACAGAACAGATCAGACAACGCCTCTCAGACACATATACAGTTTGGTTATGAGTTCATCAATGCAAGAGCAAGGTAATTCATATAAGATATCACCAGCCTTTTAGAGTTACTTTTAACACTACTTTATCAATATACAAAAGCAAAAAGATCTCATTAAGATCACTTTTTAACATGCTGAAGCAAATTGCATTTAGTAGATGAATTTACAAGggggaaataaaagaaaaataaataattaaataaccaaaatcaTAGCCTTCTTTACTGAGAAGATTCTGGACTTTTCAAGAGCATCTGCACTTATCTCAGGTGTTATCTTGTCCAAAAATCTCTTCAATAATGTTGCCCGTTGGCTGGAGATCGATGCCCTTCGTTGAAGTTGTCGAATACCTAGTGTCCCAGATTTTTGCATCATAATTATCCAATAAATACACATTGCTCACCAGCTCACTAGAATCATCTAGTTTACCCTGCAAAGACCGACTAATCTCAGTTTTCATTCCACCAGCATGCAAATTGGCCTTTGTGTCAACAAGACTATGAGAGTCAACCATGTTTGGCTGAAACTCAAAAGACATACATGAGTCTTCTTGTACATTGAAATCCTCCACAGTTCC
This region includes:
- the LOC107918359 gene encoding uncharacterized protein, with the translated sequence MEQNQGKKFVCKFCNKGYPCGKSLGGHIRTHMNTENLGEAEEKAEISTNNKQLLCSRNIKRAAEAEAGGGQSATYDIRENPRKSKRFSDLGNGSVLKEMICKECGKGFQSLKALCGHIACHSDKERVFQKLEDHWGNTEKQKLVVDSQSDTEISTPSRRRRSKRIRCKTGGVYSNNSVSLANGSSSVSEIEEQEREEVAMCLMMLSRDSGCKKGLNSVADSSDNNSVVLEAKSSSIDLRITVKNANNGGELLKMKKQGVMKLKSAESGPCSEYSDSGYFRNGPKKVEPDVSSNGVTNNVECKKLKVKSRSGFEDFDATLGKNRSKFKYVKTEFPKDLVSEVGDNQDDRALTKYGLRSGKNDYSSSPKGTKLESIDGRGEDSLANGSFHAPMAATKLSNGSAEKRLGSKKNKGHVCPFCFRVFKSGQALGGHKRSHFAGGSEDTTLVIKRDSPDMPLPALIDLNLPAPLEEDAMENSGFIPW